A DNA window from Melanotaenia boesemani isolate fMelBoe1 chromosome 6, fMelBoe1.pri, whole genome shotgun sequence contains the following coding sequences:
- the tpi1b gene encoding triosephosphate isomerase B, with the protein MSRKFFVGGNWKMNGDKKSLGELIQTMNGAKVDPNVEVVCGAPSIYLDFARSKLDAKFGVAAQNCYKVPKGAFTGEISPAMIKDCGVNWVILGHSERRHVFGESDELIGQKTAHALESGLGVIACIGEKLDEREGGITEKVVFAQTKVIADNVKDWSKVVLAYEPVWAIGTGKTASPQQAQEVHEKLRAWLKTNVSEAVANSVRIIYGGSVTGGTCKELASQKDVDGFLVGGASLKPEFIEIINAKA; encoded by the exons ATGAGCAGGAAATTCTTCGTTGGTGGAAACTGGAAAATGAACGGCGACAAGAAAAGCCTCGGGGAGCTCATCCAGACAATGAACGGAGCCAAGGTGGACCCCAATGTCG AGGTGGTCTGCGGCGCTCCATCCATCTACCTGGATTTTGCCCGGTCCAAACTGGATGCCAAGTTTGGTGTGGCAGCTCAGAACTGCTACAAAGTTCCCAAGGGTGCCTTCACTGGGGAGATCAG CCCTGCGATGATCAAGGACTGTGGTGTAAACTGGGTGATCCTGGGACACTCTGAGAGGCGCCACGTCTTTGGAGAGAGCGACGAG CTGATTGGTCAGAAGACAGCTCATGCTTTGGAGAGTGGTCTTGGTGTGATCGCCTGCATTGGTGAGAAGCTTgatgagagggagggaggaatcACAGAGAAGGTGGTGTTTGCTCAGACCAAAGTCATCGCAG ACAATGTAAAGGACTGGAGCAAGGTTGTGCTTGCTTATGAGCCTGTGTGGGCCATCGGCACTGGCAAGACTGCCTCACCACAGCAG GCTCAGGAAGTTCATGAGAAACTGAGGGCATGGCTGAAGACCAACGTGTCTGAGGCTGTAGCCAACTCTGTGAGGATCATCTATGGAG GTTCAGTGACTGGTGGTACTTGTAAAGAGCTTGCCTCCCAGAAGGACGTTGATGGTTTTCTTGTGGGCGGAGCCTCTCTCAAGCCAGAGTTTATTGAAATCATCAACGCCAAGGCATAA
- the LOC121641883 gene encoding zinc finger protein 3 homolog, translating to MHSLREFLNERLTAAAEEIFDAVERTIVEYREEIIRSKDLEISRLRMQLKLFKSESESDECLEAEQLQPTDLYHPPSPSPSVQQQHHQSSPPMSAPEHSEEEEDKDSEPPECSQVKQEPQRAHRQFWMDHDGQHFEGVESDMNDLISSPTGLKTSPYDQALHFHPSLGNSSGDESRDKPYSCSVCEKRFNNCSHLAAHIRTHTGERPYKCEICSKTFITTSALNRHQTIHTEGKRFVCNYCGKSFKWMESLGRHLRSAHKKGDVSDSGGCRGDEIHTNVQ from the exons ATGCATTCACTGAGAGAATTTCTCAACGAGAGACTGACTGCAGCGGCGGAGGAGATTTTTGATGCGGTGGAAAGGACAATAGTTGAGTACAGAGAGGAGATTATCCGTtcaaaagatttagaaatcagTCGTCTCAGAATGCAACTGAAGCTCTTCAAATCAG AGTCGGAGTCGGATGAATGTCTTGAAGCCGAGCAGCTGCAGCCCACTGATCTGTAccaccctccttctccttcacCCTCTGTTCAGCAGCAGCACCATCAGTCATCCCCTCCAATGTCTGCTCCTGAGCActccgaggaggaggaggacaaagaCAGCGAGCCCCCAGAGTGCTCACAGGTCAAGCAAGAGCCGCAGAGGGCCCACAGACAGTTCTGGATGGATCATGATGGCCAGCATTTTGAGGGTGTGGAATCGGACATGAACGACTTAATTTCATCCCCCACTGGTCTGAAAACTAGTCCGTATGACCAGGCCCTACATTTCCACCCTTCCCTCGGCAACAGTAGTGGTGATGAGAGCAGAGATAAACCTTACAGCTGCTCAGTCTGTGAGAAGCGCTTCAATAACTGCTCCCACCTTGCAGCTCATATCAGGACTCACACAGGCGAGAGGCCATACAAGTGTGAAATATGTAGCAAGACTTTTATCACAACGAGTGCTTTGAACAGACATCAGACCATTCACACTGAGGGAAAACGCTTTGTGTGTAATTATTGTGGGAAATCCTTTAAATGGATGGAGTCTCTTGGGAGACACTTAAGAAGTGCGCACAAGAAGGGGGATGTTTCTGATTCAGGAGGGTGCAGGGGGGATGAAATTCACACCAATGTCCAGTGA